A genome region from Longimicrobium sp. includes the following:
- a CDS encoding glycosyltransferase, translating into MSRFARERRVFFWQAPVYDAAEPWLDVSTREDGLVLAVPHLPWHGWDASEVMLRELLDTFMAEQRIGEHVAWYYDPLAIGHTRHLQPLATVYDVMDELKSFKWAPDHLPERERELLERADLVFTGGRSIYEARVGLHPSVHLFPSSIDAAHFARARGGVADPADQAGIPHPRIGYCGVLDERLDLELVRGLAAARPDWHLVFVGPAAKLDENELPRAANIHYLAGKPYAELPDYLGGWDVAALFFARNEHTRYISPTKTPEYLAAGLPTVSSPIVDVVRTWGSTGLVRVAGTVDEWVQAIESALAETDRRGWLERVDEELAKTSWDRTWREMSEMMDEVLEQRTFSGGDEWDALESEVQGLMASAGD; encoded by the coding sequence ATGAGCCGCTTTGCCCGTGAGCGCCGCGTGTTCTTCTGGCAGGCCCCCGTGTACGACGCGGCGGAGCCGTGGCTGGACGTCAGCACGCGCGAGGACGGGCTGGTGCTCGCGGTGCCGCACCTGCCCTGGCACGGATGGGACGCCAGCGAAGTCATGCTGCGCGAGCTGCTGGACACGTTCATGGCCGAGCAGCGCATCGGCGAGCACGTGGCCTGGTACTACGACCCGCTCGCGATCGGCCACACGCGGCACCTGCAGCCGCTCGCCACCGTCTACGACGTGATGGACGAGCTGAAGTCCTTCAAGTGGGCGCCGGACCACCTGCCGGAGCGTGAGCGCGAGCTGCTGGAGCGCGCCGACCTGGTGTTCACCGGCGGGCGGAGCATCTACGAGGCGCGGGTGGGGCTCCATCCGTCCGTCCACCTGTTCCCCAGCAGCATCGACGCCGCGCACTTCGCCCGCGCGCGGGGCGGCGTGGCAGACCCGGCGGACCAGGCCGGCATTCCGCATCCGCGCATCGGCTACTGCGGCGTGCTCGACGAGCGGCTGGACCTGGAGCTGGTGCGCGGCTTGGCGGCGGCGCGCCCCGACTGGCATCTCGTCTTCGTGGGGCCGGCGGCCAAGCTGGACGAGAACGAGCTGCCGCGCGCGGCCAACATCCACTACCTCGCGGGCAAACCGTACGCGGAGCTGCCCGACTATCTGGGCGGGTGGGACGTGGCCGCGCTCTTCTTTGCCCGCAACGAGCACACGCGGTACATCAGCCCCACCAAGACGCCCGAGTACCTGGCGGCCGGGCTGCCGACGGTGAGCTCGCCCATCGTGGACGTCGTCCGCACCTGGGGAAGCACGGGGCTGGTGCGCGTCGCCGGGACCGTGGACGAGTGGGTGCAGGCCATCGAATCTGCCCTGGCGGAAACGGATCGCCGGGGCTGGCTGGAGCGGGTGGACGAGGAGCTGGCGAAGACCTCGTGGGACCGCACGTGGCGGGAGATGAGCGAGATGATGGACGAGGTGCTGGAGCAGCGGACGTTCTCCGGGGGCGACGAGTGGGATGCGCTGGAGAGCGAAGTTCAGGGGCTGATGGCTTCCGCGGGGGATTGA
- the glf gene encoding UDP-galactopyranose mutase — translation MFDYLIVGAGFAGSVLAERLAAGAGKRVLVVDKRNHIGGNAYDHYDDAGILVHRYGPHIFHTNSREVWDYLGRFTEWRPYEHRVRASVDGMLVPMPINLDTINSLYGLSLTAFQVDEFFKSVAEPVDEVRTSEDVVVGKVGRELYEKFFRNYTRKQWGMDPSELDAQVTARVPTRTSRDDRYFTDTYQAMPLHGYTRMFENMLAHPNIKVMLNTDFREVEGQIPYGEVIYTGPIDEYFDFRFGKLPYRSLTFRHQTLNQERYQPAAVVNYPNEHPYTRITEFKYLTGQEHPKTSIVFEYPGDEGDPYYPIPRPENAELYRRYRELAEETQGVWFVGRLATYRYYNMDQVVAQALTTYKKITGAKAARPTTRHPELAGT, via the coding sequence ATGTTCGACTACCTGATCGTCGGGGCGGGGTTCGCGGGGAGCGTATTGGCCGAGCGGCTGGCCGCGGGCGCGGGAAAGCGGGTTCTGGTCGTCGACAAGCGCAACCACATCGGCGGCAACGCGTACGACCACTACGACGACGCGGGCATCCTCGTGCATCGCTACGGGCCGCACATCTTTCACACCAACTCGCGCGAGGTGTGGGACTACCTGGGCCGCTTCACGGAGTGGCGCCCCTACGAGCACCGGGTGCGCGCCAGCGTCGACGGCATGCTCGTGCCCATGCCCATCAACCTCGACACCATCAACTCGCTGTACGGGCTGTCGCTCACCGCCTTCCAGGTGGACGAGTTCTTCAAGTCCGTGGCGGAGCCGGTGGACGAGGTGCGCACGTCGGAGGACGTGGTGGTCGGCAAGGTGGGGCGCGAGCTGTACGAGAAGTTCTTCCGCAACTACACGCGCAAGCAGTGGGGGATGGATCCGTCGGAGCTGGACGCCCAGGTGACCGCGCGCGTGCCCACGCGTACCAGCCGCGACGACCGCTACTTCACGGACACCTACCAGGCCATGCCGTTGCACGGGTACACCCGTATGTTCGAGAACATGCTGGCGCACCCCAACATCAAGGTGATGCTGAACACGGACTTCCGTGAGGTGGAGGGGCAGATTCCGTACGGCGAGGTGATCTACACGGGCCCCATCGACGAGTACTTCGACTTCCGGTTCGGCAAGCTTCCGTACCGCTCGCTCACGTTCCGCCACCAGACGTTGAACCAGGAGCGGTACCAGCCGGCGGCGGTGGTCAACTATCCCAACGAGCACCCGTACACGCGGATCACGGAGTTCAAGTACCTCACGGGCCAGGAGCATCCCAAGACGAGCATCGTCTTCGAATATCCCGGCGACGAGGGCGACCCGTACTACCCCATTCCGCGGCCGGAGAACGCCGAGCTGTACCGCCGGTATCGCGAGCTGGCGGAGGAGACGCAGGGGGTGTGGTTCGTGGGCCGCCTGGCGACGTACCGCTACTACAACATGGACCAGGTGGTGGCGCAGGCGCTGACGACCTACAAGAAGATCACGGGCGCGAAGGCCGCGCGTCCCACCACCCGGCACCCCGAACTCGCGGGGACCTGA